A genomic region of Gossypium hirsutum isolate 1008001.06 chromosome D01, Gossypium_hirsutum_v2.1, whole genome shotgun sequence contains the following coding sequences:
- the LOC107922112 gene encoding uncharacterized protein produces the protein MVTESWFRNLWKIPRRQDGISEKVEIGVLAFEVASLMSKLVHLWQCLSDKQVFRLREEITNSVGIKKLVSEDEEYIGRLICAEMVENVTHVAKSVARLAKKCSDPGLKSFELAFTELIQYGFDSCGWIFSLKKMEKKVKKMERFISVNATLYQEMELLADLEQTLKRMKSGDSVQESLLEFHKKVIWKQHEVKSLRASSLWNKTYDYTIRLLARSIFTIFSRIKHVFGFEHKVDVGDSKVMDSDFMHRSQSVSALMHSSVHPTENTSLPRFSSGPLGIFSTKSGPIPAPDKTNYFHSGPLVGSTPKSGSISGKNRNFNFHSGPLGRTAGRSGPLFGIDKISKIWQTNNHSAAVSGKKPHLRSNRLTQVGPFKGCMVDSGAVRNCYISSNGIHSGIPNGTKDGNLNLPEGNAVQSSSSVFRSQCRLLDAPPETLGASALALHYANVIIVIEKLAASPHLIGHDAREDLYNMLPASVRAALRVRLKPYAKSLASSVYDMELAGEWTEAMSSILEWLAPLAHNMIRWQSERSFEQQSFVSRTNMLLVQTLYFANREKTEAAITEILVGLNYVWRHGRELNVKALQECVGSRMSDECLDLEK, from the coding sequence ATGGTAACAGAATCTTGGTTTCGTAATCTTTGGAAAATTCCGCGGAGGCAAGATGGAATCTCTGAGAAGGTTGAGATCGGAGTGTTGGCATTCGAAGTTGCGAGCTTGATGTCTAAGCTTGTGCATTTATGGCAGTGTTTGAGTGATAAGCAGGTTTTTAGGTTGAGAGAGGAAATCACGAATTCTGTCGGGATTAAAAAGTTAGTGTCTGAAGATGAAGAATACATCGGGCGCCTAATATGTGCAGAAATGGTCGAAAATGTTACCCACGTGGCGAAGTCTGTGGCTAGGCTTGCGAAGAAATGCAGTGATCCAGGGTTGAAGAGTTTTGAACTTGCCTTCACTGAGTTGATCCAGTATGGTTTCGACTCTTGCGGCTGGATATTTTCGTTGAAGAAGATGGAAAAGAAAGTGAAGAAGATGGAACGTTTCATTTCAGTGAATGCGACTTTGTATCAAGAGATGGAATTGCTTGCAGATCTTGAGCAAACACTAAAAAGGATGAAAAGTGGTGATTCAGTGCAGGAGAGTTTGCTTGAATTTCATAAGAAGGTTATTTGGAAGCAGCATGAAGTGAAGAGCCTACGGGCAAGCTCTCTTTGGAATAAGACTTATGATTATACGATTCGTCTTTTAGCAAGATCGATATTCACGATATTCAGTAGGATCAAACATGTCTTCGGATTTGAACACAAGGTAGATGTTGGGGATTCGAAGGTGATGGATTCTGATTTTATGCATCGCAGCCAATCAGTTTCTGCCTTAATGCATTCTTCAGTTCATCCAACCGAGAACACTAGTCTTCCTAGGTTTTCTTCGGGTCCGTTGGGAATATTTAGCACTAAATCAGGCCCAATTCCAGCACCTGATAAAACAAATTATTTCCATTCAGGGCCTCTTGTTGGCTCAACCCCAAAATCAGGCTCTATTTCCGGGAAGAATAGAAATTTCAACTTCCATTCGGGGCCGCTCGGGAGAACTGCAGGACGATCGGGACCACTTTTTGGAATCGATAAAATCAGCAAAATTTGGCAGACTAACAACCATTCAGCTGCTGTTAGTGGAAAGAAACCTCATTTGAGAAGCAATAGACTTACTCAAGTGGGACCTTTTAAAGGATGTATGGTAGATAGTGGTGCTGTTAGAAATTGTTACATAAGTTCGAATGGCATTCATTCAGGAATTCCCAATGGAACCAAAGATGGAAATCTTAACCTTCCAGAAGGAAATGCTGTTCAAAGTAGTTCGTCTGTGTTTAGATCTCAATGCCGGTTGTTGGATGCTCCACCCGAAACTCTTGGTGCTTCTGCTTTAGCATTGCACTATGCAAATGTTATCATTGTAATCGAGAAGTTAGCAGCATCTCCTCACTTGATTGGTCATGATGCTCGAGAGGATCTGTACAACATGTTACCTGCAAGCGTGCGAGCGGCTCTGAGGGTAAGGCTAAAACCATATGCAAAGAGCTTAGCTTCATCGGTTTATGATATGGAGCTTGCTGGAGAATGGACCGAAGCAATGTCTTCCATATTAGAGTGGTTGGCACCACTAGCTCATAACATGATTAGATGGCAATCCGAGCGGAGTTTTGAACAGCAGAGCTTTGTTTCCCGGACTAATATGCTTCTGGTGCAGACCCTCTACTTTGCAAATCGAGAGAAGACAGAAGCAGCAATTACTGAGATTCTCGTTGGTCTGAATTATGTATGGAGACACGGGAGAGAACTCAACGTAAAAGCACTGCAGGAATGTGTGGGCAGCAGAATGTCTGATGAATGTTTGGATCTCGAGAAATAA